The following proteins come from a genomic window of Helicobacteraceae bacterium:
- the gmhA gene encoding D-sedoheptulose 7-phosphate isomerase, translated as MKEIIFNEIKAHQESFAFTTALAQPLEQAAKLCSNALKNGGKILLFGNGGSAGDAQHIAAELTGRYKKERKALAALALTTDTSALTAIGNDYGFDRVFERQVEALAKKGDVLIGISTSGESANAILALKKGREIGAATIGFSGKEGGKMKALCDINLIAPSFDTARIQEIHIFLGHTLCMLIESELS; from the coding sequence ATGAAAGAGATTATTTTCAACGAAATCAAAGCGCACCAAGAGAGTTTCGCCTTTACGACGGCGCTCGCGCAGCCGCTTGAGCAAGCGGCGAAACTTTGCTCTAACGCGCTAAAAAACGGCGGTAAGATTCTGCTCTTTGGCAACGGCGGAAGCGCCGGCGACGCGCAACATATCGCCGCCGAGCTAACGGGGCGTTACAAAAAAGAGCGCAAGGCTTTGGCGGCGCTCGCGTTGACGACCGATACTTCGGCGCTAACTGCGATTGGCAACGATTACGGCTTCGATCGCGTTTTTGAGCGCCAAGTGGAGGCGCTGGCGAAAAAAGGCGACGTCTTGATCGGAATATCCACCAGCGGCGAAAGCGCAAACGCGATATTGGCGCTAAAAAAGGGGCGCGAAATCGGCGCGGCTACGATTGGATTTAGCGGCAAAGAGGGCGGCAAGATGAAAGCGTTGTGCGATATTAACCTGATCGCGCCTAGCTTTGATACGGCGCGTATTCAGGAGATTCATATCTTTTTGGGACACACGCTCTGTATGTTGATTGAATCTGAACTTAGCTAA